Proteins encoded together in one Micromonospora auratinigra window:
- a CDS encoding SigB/SigF/SigG family RNA polymerase sigma factor — MTAKTLDQQAATPSATSTKLDPRALTDSATDLLHAMAALPAGHPSRAALRDRAIEAWLPLANHLAHRYSGRGEPTDDLAQTAAVGLIKAIDKFDPTRGVDFAGYAIPTIIGELKRHFRDRTWDIRVPRRLQELRLAISDANSTLLQSLGRSPTVADIAAHLKLTEEEVLEGLEGARAYNAVSLSTPTGDGERATELGDMLGGEDSEFELAELRVALGPALATLDEREQKILTLRFYGNLTQSQIADQIGVSQMHVSRLLARALTKLRGQLQGTY, encoded by the coding sequence ATGACCGCGAAGACCTTGGACCAGCAGGCGGCGACACCGTCGGCCACCTCCACGAAGCTGGACCCGCGGGCGCTGACCGACAGCGCCACCGACCTGCTGCACGCCATGGCCGCACTGCCCGCCGGTCACCCGTCGCGCGCCGCGCTGCGGGACCGGGCGATCGAGGCCTGGCTGCCGCTCGCCAACCACCTCGCCCACCGCTACAGCGGCCGCGGCGAGCCCACCGACGACCTGGCCCAGACCGCCGCGGTCGGCCTGATCAAGGCGATCGACAAGTTCGACCCCACCCGCGGGGTCGACTTCGCCGGCTACGCCATCCCGACCATCATCGGCGAGCTGAAGCGGCACTTCCGGGACCGCACCTGGGACATCCGGGTGCCGCGTCGCCTCCAGGAGCTGCGGCTGGCCATCTCCGACGCCAACAGCACGCTGCTGCAGAGCCTGGGCCGCTCGCCGACGGTCGCCGACATCGCCGCCCACCTCAAGCTCACCGAGGAAGAGGTGCTGGAGGGCCTGGAGGGTGCCCGCGCGTACAACGCGGTCTCGCTCTCCACCCCGACCGGCGACGGCGAGCGGGCGACCGAGCTGGGCGACATGCTCGGCGGCGAGGACTCCGAGTTCGAGCTGGCCGAGCTGCGGGTGGCCCTCGGGCCGGCGCTGGCGACGCTGGACGAGCGCGAGCAGAAGATCCTCACGCTGCGCTTCTACGGCAACCTGACCCAGTCGCAGATCGCCGACCAGATCGGCGTCTCCCAGATGCACGTGTCCCGGCTGCTGGCCCGGGCACTGACCAAGCTGCGCGGGCAGCTGCAGGGGACCTACTAG
- a CDS encoding acetoacetate decarboxylase family protein, translated as MEHVYGGIVLDPAAPQLVVNARTLLFSWLPADPDAVAALVPAGLPVRPDHQVFLCQYVVDDETQTSGFGAYSLTYLGVSLDGAVSPDGETPAGWWTHYLASSPRVREYAAARGAPAAPGRTTVEIRREALVAETWADDVPVIRVRGRAGHTSHTSHSGHHRYLTHQDGQVVVADYPYVAEPVSPFEIESVEFLAPEHPVYPLRPANPLQVCWGFYSPRVSFAYPARPATPTEPPAVHHVPDRRARSGLPSGS; from the coding sequence GTGGAACACGTCTACGGAGGCATCGTGCTCGATCCCGCCGCCCCGCAACTCGTCGTCAACGCCCGGACCCTGCTGTTCAGCTGGCTCCCGGCGGACCCCGACGCGGTCGCGGCGCTCGTCCCGGCCGGCCTGCCGGTCCGCCCCGACCACCAGGTCTTCCTCTGTCAGTACGTGGTGGACGACGAGACCCAGACCTCCGGCTTCGGGGCGTACTCGCTGACCTACCTGGGCGTCTCGCTGGACGGCGCGGTGTCGCCCGACGGGGAGACCCCGGCCGGCTGGTGGACCCACTACCTCGCCTCCAGCCCCCGGGTACGCGAGTACGCCGCCGCCCGTGGCGCGCCCGCCGCCCCCGGACGGACCACGGTGGAGATCCGCCGGGAGGCGCTGGTCGCCGAGACCTGGGCCGACGACGTCCCGGTGATCCGGGTGCGGGGCCGGGCCGGGCACACCAGCCACACCAGCCACAGCGGCCACCACCGTTACCTGACCCACCAGGACGGTCAGGTCGTCGTCGCCGACTACCCGTACGTGGCCGAACCGGTGTCGCCGTTCGAGATCGAGTCGGTGGAGTTCCTCGCCCCGGAGCACCCGGTCTACCCGCTACGCCCGGCCAACCCGCTCCAGGTCTGCTGGGGCTTCTACTCGCCCCGGGTGTCCTTCGCGTACCCGGCCCGGCCGGCCACCCCGACCGAGCCGCCGGCGGTTCACCACGTGCCCGACCGCCGCGCCCGCAGCGGCCTGCCGTCCGGGTCGTAG
- a CDS encoding phospholipase D family protein gives MTMRDWFLTAPERANPGSELPVWTTGNLAEPLIHGSAYFDRLVEEVEALKAGDHLFFTDWRGDPDQRMRPDGPTVVQLFAQAAQRGVIVKGLIWRSHLDALSYSEAENRSLSEALCAAGGEVLLDQRVRRGGSHHQKLVVLRHPDDPARDIAFAGGIDLCHSRRDDATHRGDPQAVAMSPKYGDHPPWHDIQLAVRGPVVGALDTTFRERWTDPMPLDSENPLAYLRDRLRGADLSPDPLPDQPADPPACGPHQIQVLRTYPAVRPRYSFAPDGERTVARGYTKAVRRARRLIYLEDQYLWSTEVAELFAQALREHPDLHLVAVVPRHPDVDGRLALPPNLVGREQALSLCHRAAPDRVHVFDVENHEGTPVYVHAKVCVVDDVWVSVGSDNFNRRSWTHDSELSCAVLDETRDERSPTDPAGLGDGARVFARDLRLRLWREHLDRDPDGAEDHDLLDPAEAVTAIIAAAEALDRWHAEGRVGPRPPGRLRPHRAERLPWRTRVWALPAYRLVYDPDGRPLRARRSGTW, from the coding sequence GTGACCATGCGGGACTGGTTCCTCACCGCACCGGAACGCGCCAACCCGGGCTCAGAATTACCCGTCTGGACGACGGGAAACCTCGCCGAGCCGTTGATTCACGGCAGCGCCTACTTCGACCGCCTGGTCGAGGAGGTGGAGGCCCTCAAGGCCGGCGACCACCTCTTCTTCACCGACTGGCGGGGCGACCCCGACCAGCGGATGCGCCCCGACGGCCCGACCGTGGTGCAGCTCTTCGCGCAGGCCGCCCAGCGCGGGGTGATCGTCAAGGGGCTGATCTGGCGCTCGCACCTCGACGCGCTCTCCTACAGCGAGGCGGAGAACCGCAGCCTGAGCGAGGCGCTCTGCGCGGCCGGTGGTGAGGTGCTGCTCGACCAGCGGGTCCGGCGCGGCGGCTCGCACCACCAGAAGCTGGTGGTGCTGCGCCACCCGGACGACCCGGCGCGCGACATCGCCTTCGCCGGCGGGATCGACCTGTGCCACAGCCGCCGCGACGACGCCACGCACCGGGGCGACCCGCAGGCGGTGGCGATGTCGCCGAAGTACGGCGACCACCCGCCGTGGCACGACATCCAGCTCGCGGTGCGCGGTCCGGTGGTCGGCGCGCTGGACACCACGTTCCGGGAACGGTGGACCGACCCGATGCCACTGGACTCGGAGAATCCCCTCGCGTACCTGCGGGACCGGCTGCGCGGCGCGGACCTGAGCCCCGACCCGCTGCCCGACCAGCCGGCCGATCCCCCGGCCTGCGGACCGCACCAGATCCAGGTGCTGCGCACCTATCCGGCGGTCCGCCCCCGCTACTCGTTCGCCCCGGACGGCGAGCGGACGGTGGCCCGTGGCTACACCAAGGCGGTACGCCGGGCCCGGCGGCTGATCTACCTGGAGGACCAGTACCTCTGGTCGACGGAGGTGGCCGAACTCTTCGCCCAGGCGTTGCGCGAGCACCCGGACCTGCACCTGGTCGCGGTGGTGCCCCGCCACCCGGACGTCGACGGCCGGCTGGCGCTGCCGCCCAACCTGGTGGGCCGGGAGCAGGCGCTGTCGCTGTGCCACCGGGCCGCCCCGGACCGGGTGCACGTCTTCGACGTGGAGAACCACGAGGGCACCCCGGTCTACGTGCACGCCAAGGTCTGTGTGGTCGACGACGTGTGGGTCAGCGTGGGCAGCGACAACTTCAACCGGCGGTCGTGGACCCACGACAGCGAGCTGTCCTGCGCGGTGCTGGACGAGACCCGCGACGAGCGCTCGCCCACCGATCCGGCGGGGCTCGGCGACGGTGCCCGGGTCTTCGCCCGGGACCTGCGGCTGCGGCTGTGGCGGGAGCACCTGGACCGGGACCCGGACGGTGCCGAGGACCACGACCTGCTGGACCCCGCGGAGGCGGTCACCGCGATCATCGCGGCGGCCGAGGCGCTGGACCGGTGGCACGCCGAAGGGCGGGTCGGGCCCCGTCCGCCGGGGCGGTTGCGCCCGCACCGGGCGGAGCGGCTGCCCTGGCGTACCCGGGTCTGGGCGCTGCCCGCGTACCGGCTGGTCTACGACCCGGACGGCAGGCCGCTGCGGGCGCGGCGGTCGGGCACGTGGTGA
- a CDS encoding pirin family protein, with the protein MPAITVDDVLVLPRLPRLDESTTFRPVRRLTTAPSGYEGEGFPVRRAFAGVPMTDLDPFIHLDQMGEVDYAPGEPKGTPWHPHRGFETVTYMIDGIMDHQDSQGGGGTITDGDTQWMTAGSGLLHIEAPPEHLVMSGGLFHGLQLWVNLPRVAKMNPPRYQDIRGKESALLTTPDGGALIRVIAGEIAGHRGPGSTHTPITITHVTLQPGAELSLPWRPDFNALVYVLAGRGTVGTERRPIGTGQLAVHGAGDALRVTADPTQDGNTPALELYIMGGQPIREPVAHYGPFVMNTRAELIQAVEDFQAGRLGVIPTGRLPHTGGAAS; encoded by the coding sequence ATGCCCGCGATCACCGTTGACGACGTCCTCGTCCTGCCCCGCCTGCCGCGGCTCGACGAGTCCACCACCTTCCGCCCGGTCCGCCGGCTGACCACCGCGCCGAGCGGGTACGAGGGCGAGGGCTTCCCGGTGCGCCGGGCCTTCGCCGGGGTCCCGATGACCGACCTGGACCCGTTCATCCACCTCGACCAGATGGGCGAGGTGGACTACGCCCCGGGTGAGCCGAAGGGCACGCCCTGGCACCCGCACCGCGGCTTCGAGACGGTGACCTACATGATCGACGGGATCATGGACCACCAGGACTCGCAGGGCGGTGGCGGCACCATCACCGACGGCGACACCCAGTGGATGACCGCCGGCAGCGGCCTGCTGCACATCGAGGCCCCACCGGAGCACCTGGTCATGAGCGGCGGCCTCTTCCACGGCCTCCAGCTCTGGGTCAACCTGCCCAGGGTCGCCAAGATGAACCCGCCGCGCTACCAGGACATCCGGGGCAAGGAGTCGGCGCTGCTCACCACGCCGGACGGCGGCGCGCTGATCCGGGTGATCGCCGGTGAGATCGCCGGGCACCGGGGTCCGGGGTCGACCCACACCCCGATCACCATCACGCACGTGACGCTCCAGCCGGGCGCGGAGCTCAGCCTGCCCTGGCGGCCGGACTTCAACGCGCTGGTCTACGTCCTCGCCGGCCGGGGCACCGTCGGCACCGAGCGCCGGCCGATCGGCACCGGCCAGCTCGCCGTGCACGGCGCGGGCGACGCGCTGCGGGTCACCGCGGACCCGACGCAGGACGGCAACACGCCGGCGCTGGAGCTCTACATCATGGGTGGACAGCCGATCCGGGAGCCGGTGGCCCACTACGGCCCGTTCGTGATGAACACCCGGGCCGAGCTGATCCAGGCGGTCGAGGACTTCCAGGCCGGCCGGCTCGGGGTGATCCCGACCGGGCGCCTGCCGCACACCGGCGGCGCGGCGTCCTGA
- a CDS encoding MarR family winged helix-turn-helix transcriptional regulator — MTESLDPERSACWRAYIESSQRLFTQLEDDLRADSELSFADYHVLVLLSEAPGQRLRMGELAGRLVFSPSRLTYQISTMQKRGLVARQSCPEDRRGSEAVLTAAGLLALREAAPHHLRSVRAHLIDDLDDAEVACLTRVFERLGRRLRADRAASSTPADHQGARDARDHR, encoded by the coding sequence ATGACGGAGAGCCTGGACCCCGAGCGGTCGGCCTGCTGGCGGGCCTACATCGAGTCGAGCCAGCGGCTGTTCACGCAGCTCGAGGACGACCTGCGCGCCGACAGCGAGCTGAGCTTCGCCGACTACCACGTGCTGGTGCTGCTCTCCGAGGCGCCGGGGCAACGACTGCGGATGGGTGAGCTGGCCGGTCGCCTGGTCTTCTCGCCGAGCCGGCTGACGTACCAGATCTCCACCATGCAGAAGCGCGGCCTGGTCGCCAGGCAGTCCTGCCCGGAGGACCGGCGGGGCAGCGAGGCGGTGCTGACCGCCGCCGGCCTGCTGGCCCTGCGCGAGGCCGCCCCGCACCACCTGCGGTCGGTGCGCGCCCACCTGATCGACGACCTCGACGACGCCGAGGTCGCCTGCCTCACCCGGGTCTTCGAGCGACTCGGCCGGCGCCTGCGCGCCGACCGTGCCGCGTCGTCCACCCCGGCCGACCACCAAGGAGCCCGAGATGCCCGCGATCACCGTTGA
- a CDS encoding GNAT family N-acetyltransferase, with protein sequence MDHLELTVPGLLLRPWRDEDAPAVLAALADPAIARWNAQDVGDLAQAVAWVRWRGDWSAGSHVSLAVTDDTDGTLLGSVSLHQIRQGNGAIGYWTAAPARGRGVASRAVTRLTGWGFGELGLHRIELWHAVGNTASCRVAERAGYRLEGVLRESHRYGDGHRHDEHLHARLATDR encoded by the coding sequence GTGGACCACCTGGAGCTGACCGTGCCCGGCCTGCTGCTGCGGCCCTGGCGCGACGAGGACGCCCCGGCCGTGCTGGCGGCCCTGGCCGACCCCGCGATCGCCCGGTGGAACGCGCAGGACGTCGGCGACCTGGCCCAGGCGGTGGCCTGGGTGCGCTGGCGGGGGGACTGGAGCGCCGGCAGCCACGTCTCCCTCGCGGTGACCGACGACACCGACGGGACGCTGCTGGGCTCGGTGTCGCTGCACCAGATCCGCCAGGGCAACGGGGCGATCGGCTACTGGACCGCGGCGCCGGCCCGGGGCCGGGGAGTGGCCTCCCGGGCGGTCACCCGGCTCACCGGCTGGGGCTTCGGTGAGCTGGGCCTGCACCGCATCGAGCTGTGGCACGCCGTCGGCAACACGGCCTCCTGCCGGGTCGCCGAACGGGCCGGCTACCGGCTGGAGGGCGTGCTGCGCGAGTCGCACCGCTACGGCGACGGCCACCGGCACGACGAGCACCTGCACGCCCGGCTCGCCACCGACCGCTGA
- a CDS encoding DUF1684 domain-containing protein: MDDLDLLDWRERVAGLYLSGLDLAGFRAARDELFRTHPASPVPVADRPGFTGLRWYPPDPAAVVEAPLRPASGTLRIDTGGPDGVVDYRRVAVAQTPWGPLTLWWIEAYGGGLFVPVRDGTCGDGSYGGGRYLTDTVKGTFGRGLTVLPGDRVRLDANYLYNPSCAYDDRWACPLAPPENRVDVPIRAGELAYH, translated from the coding sequence ATGGATGATCTCGACCTGCTCGACTGGCGGGAGCGGGTGGCCGGGCTGTACCTCTCCGGGCTCGACCTGGCCGGCTTCCGGGCCGCCCGGGACGAGCTGTTCCGCACCCATCCGGCCAGCCCGGTGCCCGTCGCGGACCGGCCCGGCTTCACCGGCCTGCGCTGGTACCCGCCCGACCCGGCGGCCGTGGTCGAGGCGCCGCTGCGCCCCGCCTCGGGCACGCTGCGCATCGACACCGGCGGCCCGGACGGCGTCGTCGACTACCGCCGGGTCGCGGTCGCCCAGACGCCGTGGGGGCCGCTCACGCTCTGGTGGATCGAGGCGTACGGCGGCGGGCTCTTCGTGCCGGTCCGCGACGGCACCTGCGGCGACGGCAGCTACGGCGGCGGGCGGTACCTCACCGACACGGTGAAGGGGACCTTCGGGCGCGGCCTGACCGTGCTGCCCGGGGACCGGGTCCGGCTCGACGCCAACTACCTCTACAACCCCAGCTGCGCGTACGACGACCGGTGGGCCTGCCCGCTCGCCCCGCCGGAGAACCGGGTGGACGTGCCGATCCGGGCCGGGGAACTGGCGTACCACTGA
- a CDS encoding general stress protein, which produces MTRPSTPTAAWRPGMPGSDNLPSGPGGRPAAPSGDGHGPQAGPPTVTIGSYPDYPSAQRVVDYLADNRFPVERTSIVGTNLTLVETVMGRLTTGRAALVGAGAGAWFGLFIGLLFGIFTAGSWIGVILAGLVIGAIWGAVFGAVAHAMTGGQRDFTSASSLRAGQYAVTVEADVAEQARQLLGRMHLTPTGTTAR; this is translated from the coding sequence ATGACCAGACCCTCGACCCCGACCGCGGCCTGGCGTCCCGGGATGCCGGGCAGCGACAACCTCCCGTCCGGTCCGGGCGGTCGTCCGGCCGCGCCGAGCGGGGACGGACACGGGCCGCAGGCCGGCCCACCGACCGTGACCATCGGGTCGTACCCGGACTATCCGTCCGCGCAGCGGGTGGTGGACTATCTGGCCGACAACCGGTTCCCGGTGGAACGGACCTCGATCGTCGGCACCAACCTGACCCTGGTGGAGACCGTGATGGGACGGTTGACCACCGGTCGGGCGGCGCTGGTGGGGGCGGGCGCAGGCGCCTGGTTCGGGCTCTTCATCGGCCTGCTCTTCGGCATCTTCACCGCCGGCAGCTGGATCGGGGTGATCCTGGCCGGCCTGGTGATCGGCGCCATCTGGGGTGCCGTCTTCGGGGCGGTGGCCCACGCGATGACCGGGGGGCAGCGCGACTTCACCTCGGCCAGCTCGCTGCGCGCCGGCCAGTACGCGGTCACCGTGGAGGCCGACGTGGCCGAGCAGGCCCGACAGCTGCTGGGTCGGATGCACCTGACCCCGACCGGCACGACCGCCCGCTGA
- a CDS encoding metallophosphoesterase family protein: MELLVVADTHLPKRARDLPAPVWAAVDAADVVVHAGDWVDVSLLDALQRRARRLVGVYGNNDGPELRARLPEVARAELAGLRLAVVHETGPKTGREQRCATRFPDCDVLVFGHSHIPWDSVAPGGLRLLNPGSPTDRRAQPYATYLTARVAAGQLDGVELHRLPPR; the protein is encoded by the coding sequence GTGGAGCTCCTCGTCGTCGCGGACACGCACCTGCCGAAGCGGGCGCGGGACCTGCCCGCACCCGTCTGGGCGGCGGTCGACGCCGCCGACGTGGTGGTGCACGCGGGGGACTGGGTCGACGTGTCCCTGTTGGACGCGCTGCAGCGGCGGGCCCGCCGGCTGGTCGGCGTGTACGGCAACAACGACGGCCCCGAGCTGCGCGCCCGGCTGCCCGAGGTGGCCCGGGCCGAGCTGGCCGGGCTACGGCTGGCGGTGGTGCACGAGACCGGCCCGAAGACCGGTCGCGAGCAGCGCTGCGCCACCCGCTTCCCCGACTGCGACGTGCTGGTCTTCGGGCACTCGCACATCCCGTGGGACAGCGTCGCGCCCGGCGGGCTGCGGCTGCTCAACCCCGGCTCGCCCACCGACCGGCGGGCCCAGCCGTACGCGACCTACCTCACCGCGCGGGTGGCGGCGGGACAGCTCGACGGGGTCGAACTGCACCGCCTGCCACCGCGCTGA
- a CDS encoding DUF3072 domain-containing protein, with translation MAEHGKGGTGDVNPQAAVKDPDEWVTGDEPPTAAQESYLHTLAREAGEEVPDGLTKAEASRRIDELQAETGRGR, from the coding sequence ATGGCCGAGCACGGCAAGGGCGGTACGGGCGACGTGAACCCGCAGGCCGCCGTCAAGGATCCGGACGAGTGGGTCACCGGCGACGAGCCGCCCACCGCCGCCCAGGAGTCGTACCTGCACACCCTGGCGAGGGAGGCGGGCGAGGAGGTGCCCGACGGGCTGACCAAGGCCGAGGCGTCCCGCCGGATCGACGAGCTCCAGGCGGAGACCGGCCGGGGCCGGTGA
- a CDS encoding NAD(P)/FAD-dependent oxidoreductase: MVVVGAGIAGVACAGELARAGIPVQVRERARVTGGRMASKRFDGRPADLGAAYLTADDPDFAEVVDRWRAAGLVRPWTDTFVAYDPDGCREVPGPVRWAAPRGLRSLVEHLAGDLRVTHDRLVMTVEPGPRVDGRAATAVVLAMPGPQAALLLDPALAAATAAVTGQRWSSALSAVLRFPARRWPDFRGAFVNGHPVLGLVCDDGDRRGDGAPVLVAHTTPEFATGHLLQPTGAGPAIEQAVRDLLGLPEPAELTHVHRWTYAKPVAGAAGTYHLDDDGIGIAGDAFGRPRVQSAWRSGRDLGRALAARLLADRG, from the coding sequence GTGGTGGTGGTCGGCGCGGGTATCGCCGGGGTGGCGTGCGCCGGGGAACTGGCCCGGGCCGGCATCCCGGTCCAGGTGCGGGAACGAGCCAGGGTCACCGGCGGCCGGATGGCCAGCAAGCGCTTCGACGGTCGCCCGGCCGACCTCGGCGCGGCCTACCTGACCGCCGACGACCCGGACTTCGCCGAGGTGGTCGACCGGTGGCGGGCCGCCGGGCTGGTCCGCCCGTGGACCGACACCTTCGTGGCGTACGACCCGGACGGCTGCCGCGAGGTGCCGGGCCCGGTCCGCTGGGCCGCCCCGCGCGGGCTGCGGTCCCTGGTCGAGCACCTGGCCGGTGACCTCCGCGTGACGCACGACCGGCTGGTGATGACGGTCGAACCGGGACCCCGGGTGGACGGCCGGGCGGCCACGGCCGTCGTGCTGGCGATGCCCGGGCCGCAGGCGGCGCTGCTGCTCGACCCGGCGTTGGCGGCGGCCACCGCCGCGGTGACCGGGCAACGCTGGTCCTCCGCGCTGAGCGCCGTGCTGCGCTTCCCGGCCCGGCGCTGGCCCGACTTCCGGGGCGCCTTCGTCAACGGGCACCCGGTGCTCGGCCTGGTCTGCGACGACGGGGACCGGCGCGGCGACGGGGCCCCGGTGCTGGTGGCCCACACCACCCCCGAGTTCGCCACCGGGCACCTGCTCCAGCCCACCGGCGCCGGGCCGGCCATCGAGCAGGCCGTCCGGGACCTGCTCGGCCTGCCGGAGCCGGCCGAGCTGACCCACGTGCACCGCTGGACGTACGCCAAGCCGGTGGCGGGCGCGGCGGGGACGTACCACCTCGACGACGACGGGATCGGGATCGCCGGGGACGCGTTCGGCCGGCCCCGCGTGCAGAGCGCCTGGCGGTCCGGGCGGGACCTCGGCCGCGCCCTGGCGGCCCGGCTGCTCGCAGACCGTGGTTGA
- a CDS encoding sensor histidine kinase — translation MTGAAGPPVPSSGLHHDALLYDHDLGYRDAIRDFVAAGRAAGEPVLVAVPGHRLALVRPLLDPLDEVECADMAVIGRNPATIIPAVLDGFARRFPGRPLRFVGESLWPGRRPAAYRHCVEHEAMINLGFAGQPFTARCLFDRIRLPADTLADVTAAHPWLCSGGAARPNPGYRPPRAVLDRLAVPLPPPPDDALTVPVTPDGFAALRTAVAAVASTAGLAAERVDDLRIVVTELASNALTHGTGQSAARCWAAAGELVCEVTGPGELADPMAGRVPPAPTSVRGRGLLLVQRLGDLVDIRVADGTTTVRVRLDLPAPGGSAADPAEGRLVGPAPL, via the coding sequence ATGACCGGGGCCGCCGGGCCGCCGGTGCCCTCCTCCGGGCTGCACCACGACGCGCTCCTCTACGACCACGACCTCGGCTACCGCGACGCGATCCGGGACTTCGTCGCCGCCGGGCGGGCCGCCGGTGAACCGGTGCTGGTCGCCGTGCCCGGTCACCGGCTGGCGCTGGTCCGGCCGCTGCTCGACCCGCTCGACGAGGTCGAGTGCGCCGACATGGCGGTGATCGGCCGCAACCCGGCCACGATCATCCCGGCCGTGCTGGACGGCTTCGCCCGGCGGTTCCCCGGCCGACCGCTGCGGTTCGTCGGCGAGTCGCTCTGGCCCGGCCGCCGGCCGGCGGCGTACCGGCACTGCGTGGAACACGAGGCGATGATCAATCTCGGCTTCGCCGGGCAGCCGTTCACCGCCCGCTGCCTCTTCGACCGCATCCGGTTGCCCGCCGACACCCTGGCCGACGTCACGGCCGCCCACCCCTGGCTGTGCAGCGGGGGAGCGGCCCGTCCCAACCCCGGCTACCGGCCGCCCCGGGCCGTGCTGGACCGGCTGGCCGTCCCGCTCCCACCGCCCCCCGACGACGCGCTGACCGTGCCGGTCACGCCGGACGGGTTCGCCGCGCTGCGGACGGCGGTCGCCGCCGTCGCCTCGACCGCCGGCCTGGCCGCCGAACGCGTGGACGACCTGCGGATCGTGGTGACCGAGCTGGCCTCGAACGCGCTCACCCACGGCACCGGGCAGTCCGCCGCCCGGTGCTGGGCCGCCGCCGGGGAGCTGGTCTGCGAGGTGACCGGGCCGGGCGAACTCGCCGACCCGATGGCGGGCCGCGTGCCGCCCGCCCCGACCAGCGTCCGTGGCCGGGGGCTGCTGCTGGTGCAGCGGCTCGGCGACCTGGTGGACATCCGGGTCGCCGACGGCACCACCACCGTCCGGGTCCGCCTGGACCTCCCTGCGCCGGGCGGGTCAGCCGCGGACCCCGCCGAGGGCCGGCTCGTCGGACCGGCCCCGCTCTGA
- a CDS encoding cation:proton antiporter domain-containing protein, which produces MEPVDVAFALLGVGALLAGILPRVLERRPLSMPIAFLGLGMLVFLLPTGLPTPDPLRWPELTTHLTEVGVIVALMGAGLKIDRPLSWARWSSTWRLLAIAMPLCIAAVALLGWWWAGLVPAAALLLGAALAPTDPVLAADVQVGEPTDAEDSEDEVRFALTSEAGLNDGLAFPFVYAAIAIATTSLAPADWAAHWFTVDVLYKLTVGVGGGLLIGWLLGKLFFRAPSELRLARHAEGFLALAATFLAYGLVEVAGGYGFLAVFVAARAIRAAERTHEFHSVLHDFAEQVERLLTVLLLLLLGGAVIGGLLAPLTWPAALVGLALVFVIRPLTGWLSLRGAPGRPAEHWVIAAFGIRGVGSFYYLAYATSKTDFPQAELLWATVGLVVLVSVVVHGVAATPVMQLLDREGERTRDASERGRSDEPALGGVRG; this is translated from the coding sequence GTGGAACCGGTCGATGTCGCGTTCGCGCTGCTGGGCGTCGGAGCCCTGCTGGCGGGGATCCTGCCCCGGGTGCTGGAGCGCAGGCCGCTGTCCATGCCGATCGCCTTCCTCGGCCTCGGCATGCTGGTCTTCCTGCTCCCCACCGGGCTGCCCACGCCGGATCCCCTGCGCTGGCCGGAGCTGACCACCCACCTGACCGAGGTCGGGGTGATCGTCGCGCTGATGGGCGCCGGGCTGAAGATCGACCGGCCGCTCAGCTGGGCCCGCTGGTCGTCCACCTGGCGGCTGCTGGCGATCGCCATGCCGCTGTGCATCGCGGCGGTGGCCCTGCTCGGCTGGTGGTGGGCGGGGCTGGTGCCGGCGGCGGCGCTGCTGCTGGGGGCGGCGCTGGCCCCGACCGATCCGGTGCTCGCCGCCGACGTCCAGGTCGGCGAGCCGACCGACGCCGAGGACTCCGAGGACGAGGTGCGCTTCGCCCTCACCTCCGAGGCCGGGCTGAACGACGGGCTCGCCTTCCCCTTCGTGTACGCGGCCATCGCGATCGCCACCACCAGCCTCGCCCCGGCGGACTGGGCGGCCCACTGGTTCACCGTCGACGTGCTCTACAAGCTCACCGTCGGGGTGGGTGGCGGGCTGCTCATCGGGTGGCTGCTCGGCAAGCTCTTCTTCCGCGCGCCCAGCGAGCTGCGGCTGGCCCGGCACGCGGAGGGCTTCCTCGCCCTGGCCGCGACCTTCCTGGCGTACGGCCTGGTGGAGGTGGCCGGCGGCTACGGCTTCCTGGCCGTCTTCGTGGCCGCCCGGGCGATCCGGGCCGCCGAGCGGACCCACGAGTTCCACTCGGTGCTGCACGACTTCGCCGAGCAGGTGGAGCGGCTGCTCACCGTGCTGTTGCTGCTGCTGCTCGGTGGGGCGGTGATCGGCGGCCTGCTCGCCCCGCTGACCTGGCCGGCGGCCCTGGTGGGGCTGGCCCTGGTCTTCGTGATCCGGCCGCTGACCGGTTGGCTGTCGCTGCGCGGCGCGCCGGGCCGGCCGGCCGAGCACTGGGTGATCGCCGCGTTCGGCATCCGGGGCGTCGGCTCGTTCTACTACCTGGCGTACGCGACCAGCAAGACCGACTTCCCGCAGGCGGAGCTGCTCTGGGCCACCGTCGGTCTGGTGGTGCTGGTCTCGGTGGTGGTGCACGGTGTCGCCGCCACCCCGGTGATGCAGCTGCTCGACCGCGAGGGTGAGCGCACCCGGGACGCCTCAGAGCGGGGCCGGTCCGACGAGCCGGCCCTCGGCGGGGTCCGCGGCTGA